AAGTGTTTTTTGAAAGATGTGCCATAACATACAGTGAGTCTGAGATAGATCTTTATCATCCACTGCCTTATTAGGTGCATTGCTGTTTCATCCCCTTTCATGTCATCTAGTTGAGTTGTTGAATACTCCTTATCTCGATAATTAGGTTGGGGCTGATATCTTCAAATACGCATTTGCAGCGTGCTTTCAAAATTTACAAATTGTGTTGGCCATTTTCATTTTCGAACATCTAGATTGTTCATCTCGTCTACAAACCAACTTCTTATCCATTAAGACACAAAATTATTAGCCACCTGCACACTTCTACTTGCACTTGGGGTTGACAAAAACACTGCTCTTGAAAGGTGACATTCCCAAAGAATATGAGATGTCGTCTCTATGATCTGTTTATATATTGTACATATCTCTCAACTGTATCGCATTATTCTTGCCAATCTTTAATTGCTAAGAACTCACTACACCATTTTCTTGGATTAGTAACTGAAAATCATAACAGCCCACTGGCAGTTACGAATTCGTAACAGGAAGATACTGTTACAAACCGGTTGTAACAGGCTGAAGTTGTTACAAATCTTGTCATATTTCGTAATTGTCCTATAGATGTTACGAATTCGTAATTGGATATGGTTCGAGCGTGCCATCTGTGCGCGTGGGTGGTCACACCTTCATCATTTTTCCACCCAAGCCAGTTTTACCTGAGGATATTTCGTCCCTTGGTCACACACGACGTTAGCCATTAGTCCCCTTGTTCACATGACTCGGTCATTCCCCTCCATTTTTCTCTCGGCttatccacttcttctctttcCCCATCTCTGCAAAAAAATCGTTCTCTGTTAGGGTTTGAGTTTGAGGATTTGGATTTGAAGTTTGGATTTGAAGCTGCTTGTAGAAGAAATttcattttttaggttttcagCTTGAGGGTTTCGATTTGAAGTTTCATTTGAAGCTGCTTGTAGAAGATAGTTCATCTGTTGGGGTTTCAGTTTGACGGTTTCGATTTGAAGTTTCGATTTGAAGCAGAAGATGTAAGTAATCTCGATTTGGGTTTCGATATGCTCGTTTAAATCTTCGATCTGTTCTTTTAGATATTAttttcaattagggtttcgatttcaccTGATGATTTTTGGTACTTTTATAGGGTCTCGATTTTTTAATAAGTTTATGAAGTTTGACATGATTTTGATTTCAGTAGAAACAACTGGAGGTGCTCAGTTTTTTTAAGCTTGAAATATTATCATGTGGATGCCTTCGTATTTCAATTTTCATGGCTTCTAGATGCGTGTTTGTTTGGGGGGTTTGGAATCATATTCCTAGTAATAAGATTCCATACCCGTGTTTGGAACGTGCAATAACTGTAGGAATATGATTCCCCTTTATTTTATGTTTCCCCAAAATGGGGAACAGAAAACCCACGTCGTAGGTGGGTTTATGATTCCAATTCTGGGGAAATAGTTATTTTTTCATCGAAATTACCGATCCAGTACAACAAAATCCTTTTTTCTCTCGTTCAAGGAATAAACTATCATTTCAGGTAAATTCTTTATCATCTTTTCTTGgcgattttttttgtttgattaattcAAGACGACAATCTAATTTGCATTTCGTGATCAATCAGTCAATATTTGCATTAACAACCTATATCAGAGCGGTTTCATAAGAAGAAATTTATATTTATGGAATAATGTGAGTTACTTCATTTTCAGTTTCGCTTTGGCCATACAAAtcttgattctcaaaatattccaGAGGAGcatatgtttttattttaagaGACCATTCAACTAAATGTTTAAATTGTACTTCCGACTATTTGTGTACAAGAAAGAAAAAAGTATTCCGACTGTTTGTGCGTTAGAATTTACATATTGTACTAGTAGTTTAGTAGGTTTTTCTATGGTTCTCGAtgatgttcttgttatgtatgtaaACCTTATGAGttgatgaaaatgaaaaagagtgaagcttttatttgtttttataagAACAAAACCGAGACGCGAGTATACGAAGAAACAAAATATTGCTACCGGGCCATTCACTCCACACCACTAGTTTTTCTAGGAGATACACCAACATTAGATCACCCAATAAGAGATAAGGGATTATTCACAATATCGAACATCAACTGGATCAAAATTAACATAGATGGAGCATCCAGAAGTCATCCAGGATTTGCAGGAGCATGTAGGGATGCACGTGGGACAGGACGGTACGGGTTTTTTCCTAGCTCAGTACATGTACCTCCCTatgaccggtacctgtaccttgtacttgTACCTTGTACCTGTACAGTATGGGACGGGACCTGTACCTATTTAAATCGGTACGGGACGGAACGGGACCGGTTCTTTACCCTAATTTCAAATTATTTTTCAATAGAGGAAGATCAAGTTTTATCTTCCTCTCTGGCTCTCTCTAATTGCGAATTCAATAGAGAGTATATTCAGAGAAACAAAATACCCATTCATATACGCATCGATCATCTTACTCGTCTGTTTCTCAGTTCTTGTAATTTCAAATACTCGTAATTCTGTTTCTTATATCCCTAAAATCACCGATCCTGAGATCTCTTCAACTTCGTCGGCAGGATTATCTGATAATGATGAAGAGAAAGCTGGTTCTTCTGCTGGTGCTGAGATTGATTGGAGATTATGTAATGGAAGTGTAGCAGCAGATTATATACCTTGTCTTGATAATATGAAGGCGATAAAAGGATTGAAATCGAGAAGACATATGGAGTATAGAGAAATACATTGTCCGAAACCTAATTCCAGATGTTTGATTCCGATTCCGAAAGGTTATAAGATGACGCTTTCTTGGATGAAGAATAGGGACATGGTGAGACTTCATTGCCTCACTCTCCTTAATCTTATTTTTGGTAAGAGTCTGTCTAGTATTTGTATAATTTTCTTAAAATGTTGCTAGTAGATTGATTATAGTATTTTCCCTAATGAAGAGAATACGATAGAGAAAGAGTATAACCCCACTATCAACGGCTAAGATTTAACCCTAATTTCAACGGATATAAATCTTCGGTactacgggacgggacgggacgggaataGCACCCGTTACTCGTACCTACTCTAGGCACGGTACCAGTCTTAGTACTTGTACTTGTCCCATCTGACCGTGGTTCCGGTACGGTTCCTGCGGTTCCGGGACGGTTccatgggacgggacggtacCTGTGCAGCCCTAGGAGCAGGATTCATCTGCAGGGATTCAGACACACGAACTTTTTTAGCTGTAGCTCAACCACTGGGAATTACGACTGCCTTAACTGCGGAAACCTGAGTGATGCTCTTAGCTACaagaacagcagcagaaacactaTGGCCAAAAGTTATATTTGAAACTGACTCAGAAAACCTATTGCGTTTCATCACCTCATCTACCCCTCCACCTTGGCACATAGAAggaatgattgaagaaataaaaatgaGATTCCAACATATCTCGCAGGCCGCCATccaacacaactacagagaaagaaACCAGGCAGCCGACAGATTGGCCAATCACTTGGCAGATGGAAATCAAACAGGAAACTCATCAACCAAAATATGAGACCAGACAATCCCATCATTTATTAATCAAATCTTATTTTCAGACTCagtgggtaccacatacccacgacaaattataaattaatttcatttaataaattacatgcttcaaaaaaataaaaaaaaaatcacgcgTAATACTTTATGTGGTTCTCTATGAACCGAGAAAAAAAAACCATGACAAAATGGACactcacaatttttcttttaatttgtgGGTCCCAGTGGACCCGGCCCCTCCGAAGACATGTAGTAGGAGGCATTGTGTGTGGCGCTTTTTAGTGTGGTTTTTCTTTCGATCTATACAAACTTTTTGTACTTTATGATCTTTGCGATGGGATgtaaacaaagaaaataagaatGACTTTGCACTATACAAAAATTTGAGGGGACCATTCTAAAAATAGAAGTCAAAAGCGGGGGTTAAAAGCAATACTATTTTGTTTTacaaaagcttttttttttttactcataAAAATCGTTTTAAAATTTTATATCCGAACTGATTTTTTGCTTTTTACGACTAAAAGTGAAAAAGTAACTTTTAAATATACATCCCAACGCGTTATTAAAGTTTGAATTGTTACTTGATCATTATGactaaaatgaaaacccatacatAGAATGGCTAAAGTGTccttacttttttctttttttctttatttttttataataataaataataataatgattaatGAGACAAATATAGAGTACTCTACAAGGAATTGGTTGGGAGGCTAGTAACAAGCTTGGACTTATACCtttatgaataacaatcccaatcaTGTGGAACAAATAATttccaatttatttttatttttattttttgagctcacgacctttttttttcttttctttttttctattctttttatttttattttagttttacttttgaaaattttcaaaaaaatttattgGGTTTGGTTCAGTTAGCTGTTTTTTCTCTTCAGATTAATGTTCGACTATGAAAAAAAGAACCCAGCCGAACCTAAATATATTCTTCATATGCGAAGAACAAATGGAGGTTCGTGGAAAAAAAAGTTAACCGATGTTTCGGCTAAAATGAAAAATATCGATCTGTTTTTTGCATAAGGGGAGTTATGAAAAAAATCCAACTGATGTCTCGGCTAAAACGGAAAATTGCACTTTGTTCTTTTGCATACgcatgataatattattttttttgaagtccGTCTAGGAATTATAGAAAACCAACTCAACCGCACCTATGTTCTGTTACGAGGAAAAAATCAACTTAGTCGAACCTCAGTTTGTTCCTCATTTGCGAACAATAGATTGATGCTAGGAGATATATATAATTTTCGAAtcgaaaaaacaaaaataaaataaaaataatattttaagaaaaataatactcccttcgttaggccaaattgaaaaagtaaaaataaCATTTTTCTAAAAATGGAGGGAGTATTTTTTTCTGAAGAATTGGAAAAATAAATCAAGATAAAAAACAATAAATAGTAGAATAAATGATCAATTTGGTCGTTTGTTGCCTTTCACTACGACACCTCTTATCCCGAAATAGTGGATGGTCTAATAATTGAATGGTCCCCTCGAATACCATCATATAGCCCAGAAAATTGTTCAAGAAAATACTTGCAATCCTATTGGGCCAGCTCAATAATGGAAAGTGAAAATTACAGtcacacccatttttcagatttctcCCACTGTCAAACCCACCGACAAAAAACtgaaggcgcgcacccattttctcggTGAAAATGTCTCCCACACCCAGaatttctaaaattgtttcttCCCTTATTCTTCCTCGTTTTTCTTTAATTACAGTGTTGAGCTTGTTCTTCACGTGAATTCGAAGAGAAACCAGGGAAGATGTTGTGTTGGTGGATACCGGAGGAAGGAGAGATCAATCTTTGTGTCTGTGATGAGGAACCAAAGAATTCTTTATGAAAGAATCAGGGAAGAATCGATGAAATTAGTAGATGGGTCTCTTCGATTTTAAGACTGACACATTGAATTTGAGAAATTGGGTTTCAATCCAGCTGAATTGGTTGAGGATAGAGAAATTAGGTTTTGTAGGATGTTTGATTATGTGAAGAAATTTAATGAAGAACTTGTTTGATTAGATGGGGTTTGAGGGTATAAAGGTGTTGATGGTCatgggtttgattttaatttgagGTTGGCTGCAAAATAGATGAGTTCTGATTTGGTTTGAATCTGGTTAAGAAGCTACAAAAAGTGAAGAGGCTCAAGGGTTGGAGGAAGTGATGTTGCTGTAGGTTTGAAATCAGGGAATGAAATAGTGGCTTCGATTGGAGGTTTTGCTGGTGGTTGTTAACAAAGAATTGCAGGTTGTGCTGTTAATGTTGAGAATGTTATGGAAGTGTTATGTTGCTTCTGATGGTCTATGAAAGAACAGAAGATGCAGTTACAGTgatcaggcattggtgatacagGGTTTGATGGGACTGAACTTGGATGGCTAGGGAAAGATGTTCACTGGAGCAGTCAATTTGAATGAATGGGTTTTGGTATGAGACAATGTTGAGAATCAGCTGAGACATTTTACTGAAGCTGGTGATGTCGAGATGGTACTGATGTTGTTGGCACACATAATGTAAAATGATGGTGTTGAAGCTAAGCAGATGCAGTTTAAGTTGGTTGGCACTGGAGATTTGGTATGAAGCAGATGATGACATTTTGTAGCTGCAGAGGATGTTTCTGAGATGGAGATGGTCATTGTGTTGGTGTCactgaagatggtgatgagaagtcAGTTAAGAACAGATTCTGGAGATGAAgcagttgttgttgttgagaaCATACAGATTTGCTAGTGGTGTTGGTTACTGTGGAAGGCCTGGTATGGAGGAAAACGGTCTGAAATGGATGCAAATGGTGCGTGATTATTCTGTGGTTGAGATGTTGTTACAGATGATCATGGTATTGGTGTCGGTATTGGGACGTACAGGGAAGTGAGAGCATCTGGAGATGTAATGGGCTATGGATGAATGAACTGATATGGTGTACTTGGCTTGGCTGAAAATGGATTTATAATCTGAACCTTCGATTGATGTTTCAAAAGGTTACCGTTCCAATCGGTTTCGAAAAAAATTTATGCAtatatgaaaatggatgcataacatgttatgcagctatgaaaatggatgcataacatgttatgcaaccatgaaaatagatgcataacttgttatgcagtttaaaaagttgttgcataacttgttatgtagtccGTAAAAtgtttgcataacatgttatgcatgaacttttttgttattgttggaaccaacaaaaacaaagactgtatAACTTTTCATGCACCTAAAATAATATCTTCATAACATGTTATGaagtcgtgaaaattgatgcataacctgttatgcatccgaaaatatggctgcataatgcattatgcatcgagaaatttgttgcacaatcttttatgcatcgagaaaatagatgcataacctgttatgcatctacaaaatttgttgcataacttgttatgcagtccagaaaacggttgcataacacgttatgcatcaactttttcgtcactatttaaaccaacaaaaataaagactgcacaacttgtcatgcacctacaataatatatctgcataacatgttatgcagtcgtgaaaattgatgcataacctgttatgcatccgaaaatatggctgcataatgcattatgcatcgagaaatttgttgcacaatcttttctgcatcgagaaaatagatgcataacctgttatgcatccgaaaatatgtttgcataatgcattatgcatcaattttttatgtacgcactaaaatcaaccaaaacaatggctacataacttgttatagatgcataactttgttatgcagatgcgtaatttgttatgcagtcgagaaaatggttgcataattcgttatgcgtctgcataatgtgttatgcatcttttttggtggctgcataatggttatgtatcaagttttcgaaaattttgcctaaaatgatgatcaactccgattttttcgtgaaaaacaaaaatttgatattgttgtttgtactcgttgtgtagctctcttaaaaagatttccaacgatataaaatttttaaaatttcaaggcgcggatttttaaatatgttatgtccaagttgcgcttccaattatacccctgaaaaattatgctgcataacgagttatgcctgaaaaaatagcatgcataacgagttatatattgattcttaataatttcatataattatgggtgtcaaaaaaataattatgggtgtcacggtacccaaaattaattgtgggcctgagaatgagaatattattttttttgggtctccccctaatttcccctaaTGGAAACTGGGAAAAGCCCACTTTGAGGTAACAAGGCTTAGGGAGCAATGCATTTGTTTCTTCGGTATTTTGAgacaataaatattttttcttctttttgatatCATGTAACATtttatttcatgaaaaataaaggatgtttacaatcaagaacatcgtaaaacaagaaaattaaaatcctaatacaaataaagatacaaATTACGAATAAATCGTGAAGAGAAAGAGCGAGAACTGCAATAGTATTCAATTTTTGTAGGGAGGAGGAAGGGTGGTATAAACCGGAATAAAATCCGACCATTTAAGATAGTTGTCTTCTTCAAAAAGAGATGATTTGAGACGAACCCGGATGATCTAAATCTCTTGGATTGAAGGTGAAATCGCAGCGCCGCCGAGTCGAATCATTGATGTTCTTGAATAATCCAAAATAACAAACCACATACCAAGCAAAATTCCTAGAAATAGTCACCTTGGAAATTGGAGATAAAATCACCATAAAGATGAAGACAAAATCGCACAAAAGCGAAGATATAATTGCTCCAAAGGTGAAAAAAATGTCCAATGACATGAAATCAAACCAAAATTTAAATCTTACactaaaaactaataataatgaaaataaagCAATTtttttgctcagatctagtccaaaacGGACTAGAACTGAGCAAAGAAATGGAGGCTACTTGAAGAGTTTTTGGAGTTTTTTTCTCTAAGAGAGGAGAAGAGAGAAGAGGTCAGTAAACAGCTGCAATACACTTCTGATAAATAATACTTCTTtatataccaaaagaaaattcattACTTAAACTGAGAGGGACACATTGTTTATTTCTTCCAATATTGCACCCAGCAATAAAAACTTGTGGATAGCCGATTTTGACtttaaaaactttaaaaatccTATCATACCTGGCCAATGAGTCCGCTGGATTATTACAAACTCTTTTAATAAACTTACATTTCCATAATGGATCATTTCAAAGTTTAACTCTAATATCTAAGTTTACTGCATCCACCAGTAACTTCACATCCACCTCAAAGCATACATGCTATAATCTGAGCTCTTCAGCCCACTCAATGGCTTTTGCAAGAGTACCTCACTCTCAGAATGATATGTGCTTATGAAGCTATGTGTGTTAGTGCATTTCGCCTGCTCATAGTTTCCTGCAAAATTACGAAAGATTAGTCCAGCCGCTGAATGATTTTTATCAGTTTTTTTGAAAGATGCATTACCAGTGAGTTTGAGATAGATCTCTATTAGTCTTTGCCTTATTAGGTGCATTCGCATGCTGCTTTTGCATGAATCTTCATGTCATCGAGTTGAGTTGCTAAATATTTATTATCACAGTAACTTGGTTGGGATTGATATCTTCAAATACACATTTGCAGCGTGCTTTCCCGTGTTGACCATTTTCACTGTCGAATTCTCATTTAGATTGTTCATATCGTATGCAAACCAACTTCTTATGCATTCAGACACAAAATTATTAGTCATCCGCACACTTCTAATTGCACCTTGGGTTGATAGAAACACCGTTCTTAAGAAGTGACATCCCATAAGATATATATGAGATGTTTTCTGTAAAATCAGCGTCTTCATCAAGAAGATAATATAGGTAGAAACATATCctaaaatttcacagccgcactccccacaaggatATGACAATTGAGCACAAGTTCAAATTGAATTCttccccatttgatatcattcccaaaagaacaacatgagcgacctttctctaatcacaagagaaggattttcttggacattaacaaattttttaaagcatttctcggtcgaactcgcatgcgttattatctcaagcatgtttgtcaatgttagtgatcaaaactataagtcttgatttctagcctatatagctaaaggtctcggactaggatagaaagtgtagttgagctcaagactccatggaaatcatcatacaagacgaagg
This genomic stretch from Papaver somniferum cultivar HN1 chromosome 5, ASM357369v1, whole genome shotgun sequence harbors:
- the LOC113278743 gene encoding probable methyltransferase PMT26, giving the protein MSAPAGDNPGGPEFIGGGEAAETLPTISQELSFDRIYSAKELFDDALGFPEDFSLLSPNDDWDVLGDFGKENASVQNEGADDHIARGDAETCVDGEMTAKGKSVVDSPSEDLPHSLMFEVLVISNTRNSVSYIPKITDPEISSTSSAGLSDNDEEKAGSSAGAEIDWRLCNGSVAADYIPCLDNMKAIKGLKSRRHMEYREIHCPKPNSRCLIPIPKGYKMTLSWMKNRDMIDYSIFPNEENTIEKEYNPTING